The Pseudomonas extremaustralis genome contains a region encoding:
- a CDS encoding flagellar protein FlaG, whose translation MDLSVKLNQSYPPVAPQSAPAQVAADKSATNVQETPVIGKQPERADLEKAVTDIREFVQAAQRSLDFSIDDSTHRVVVKVINTDNGEVIRQIPSETALKLAQSLSSASHVLFDDKA comes from the coding sequence ATGGACCTGAGTGTAAAGCTGAACCAGTCTTATCCGCCGGTTGCACCTCAAAGCGCACCAGCTCAGGTGGCGGCCGACAAAAGCGCCACCAACGTTCAGGAAACCCCGGTCATAGGCAAACAGCCTGAGCGCGCGGACCTGGAAAAAGCGGTAACCGATATTCGCGAATTCGTACAAGCTGCCCAGCGCAGCCTGGATTTTTCCATTGATGACTCCACCCATCGCGTGGTGGTGAAGGTCATCAATACCGACAATGGTGAAGTGATTCGCCAGATTCCGTCGGAAACGGCATTGAAACTGGCTCAGAGCCTATCCAGCGCAAGTCACGTATTGTTTGACGACAAGGCCTGA
- a CDS encoding sensor histidine kinase has translation MPHAAQLSSVPEPQGPVPTVEQLSRNGLEQAFSLFSQMSSQLTDSYSLLEARVSELKGELAVVSAQRMEELAEKERLANRLQNLLSLLPGGVIVIDDQGRVREANPAACELLGLPLEGELWRHVISRCFAPREDDGHEISLKDGRRLSIATRSLDAEPGQLVLLNDLTETRHLQDQLARHERLSSLGRMVASLAHQIRTPLSAALIYASHLTDEQLPAATQQRFAGRLKERLHELEHQVRDMLVFARGELPMTDRLTPAELMQALQAAAATHIQDTQVRWQCDSRLGELLCNRDTLVGALLNLIENAIQASGPDARLKVHLYNREQTLRLCISDSGSGIDPAVLRRLGEPFFTTKTNGTGLGLTVVKAVARAHQGELQLHSRLGRGTCALMTLPLFSCAADTE, from the coding sequence ATGCCCCACGCCGCCCAACTATCTTCGGTCCCTGAGCCCCAGGGACCTGTCCCGACTGTAGAACAGCTCAGCCGTAATGGCCTGGAACAGGCCTTTTCGTTGTTCAGTCAGATGTCGAGCCAATTGACCGATTCCTACAGCCTGCTGGAAGCCCGGGTTTCCGAGCTCAAGGGCGAATTGGCCGTGGTCAGCGCCCAGCGCATGGAGGAGTTGGCCGAAAAAGAGCGTTTGGCCAACCGCCTGCAAAACCTGCTGTCGCTGCTGCCCGGCGGTGTGATCGTCATCGACGACCAGGGCCGCGTGCGCGAAGCCAACCCGGCCGCCTGCGAACTGCTTGGCCTGCCGCTTGAGGGCGAGTTGTGGCGCCATGTCATCAGCCGTTGCTTTGCGCCGCGTGAAGATGACGGTCACGAGATCTCCCTGAAAGACGGGCGTCGCTTGTCCATCGCTACCCGCTCCCTGGATGCGGAGCCTGGCCAGTTGGTGCTGCTCAACGACCTGACTGAAACCCGTCATCTGCAAGACCAGTTGGCGCGCCATGAGCGTTTGTCGTCCCTTGGGCGGATGGTCGCTTCTTTGGCGCATCAGATCCGCACCCCGCTGTCCGCTGCGCTGATTTACGCCAGTCATTTGACTGATGAGCAATTGCCGGCCGCCACCCAGCAACGATTCGCCGGTCGGCTCAAGGAGCGCCTGCATGAGTTGGAGCACCAGGTGCGCGACATGCTGGTGTTTGCCCGCGGCGAGTTGCCGATGACCGACCGCCTCACGCCGGCCGAGCTGATGCAGGCGCTGCAAGCCGCTGCGGCCACCCATATTCAAGACACCCAGGTGCGCTGGCAATGCGACAGTCGCCTTGGCGAGCTGCTGTGCAACCGCGACACCCTGGTGGGCGCACTGCTCAATCTGATCGAGAACGCCATCCAGGCCAGCGGCCCGGATGCGCGGCTCAAGGTGCACCTGTACAACCGCGAGCAAACCCTGCGCCTGTGCATCAGCGACAGCGGCAGCGGGATTGATCCCGCCGTGCTGCGCCGCCTGGGCGAGCCTTTTTTCACCACCAAGACCAACGGCACCGGCCTGGGGCTGACCGTGGTCAAGGCCGTGGCCCGCGCTCATCAGGGCGAGCTGCAGCTGCATTCCCGGTTGGGGCGCGGCACTTGTGCATTGATGACCTTGCCGCTGTTTTCATGCGCGGCAGACACGGAGTAA
- a CDS encoding sigma-54 dependent transcriptional regulator, protein MWRETKILLIDDDSVRRRDLAVILNFLGEENLPCGSHDWQQAVSSLSSSREVICVLIGTVNAPGAVLGLLKTLSTWDEFLPVLLMGDISSLDLPEDQRRRVLSTLEMPPSYSKLLDSLHRAQVYREMYDQARERGRHREPNLFRSLVGTSRAIQHVRQMMQQVADTDASVLILGESGTGKEVVARNLHYHSKRRDGPFVPVNCGAIPAELLESELFGHEKGAFTGAITSRAGRFELANGGTLFLDEIGDMPLPMQVKLLRVLQERTFERVGSNKTQSVDVRIIAATHKNLESMIEVGSFREDLYYRLNVFPIEMAPLRERVEDIPLLMNELISRMEHEKRGSIRFNSAAIMSLCRHGWPGNVRELANLVERMAIMHPYGVIGVVELPKKFRYVDDDDEQLVDSLRSDLEERVAINGHTPDFGSTAMLPPEGLDLKDYLGNLEQGLIQQALDDANGIVARAAERLRIRRTTLVEKMRKYGMSRREGDEQADD, encoded by the coding sequence ATGTGGCGTGAAACCAAAATTCTGCTGATTGATGACGATAGCGTCCGCCGCCGCGATTTAGCGGTGATTTTGAATTTTCTCGGCGAAGAAAATTTGCCCTGCGGCAGCCATGATTGGCAGCAGGCTGTCAGCTCGTTGTCATCGAGCCGTGAAGTCATTTGTGTGCTGATCGGGACGGTAAACGCTCCTGGTGCAGTTCTGGGCTTGTTAAAGACACTGTCTACCTGGGATGAGTTCCTTCCTGTTTTGCTGATGGGCGATATTTCTTCGCTCGATCTGCCGGAAGACCAGCGCCGCCGCGTGCTTTCCACCCTGGAAATGCCCCCCAGCTACAGCAAATTGCTCGATTCCCTGCACCGTGCCCAGGTCTATCGCGAGATGTACGACCAGGCCCGCGAGCGCGGCCGTCACCGCGAACCCAACCTGTTCCGTAGCCTGGTCGGCACCAGCCGCGCCATCCAGCACGTGCGCCAGATGATGCAGCAAGTGGCCGATACCGACGCCAGCGTGCTGATCCTCGGCGAGTCGGGCACCGGCAAGGAAGTGGTCGCGCGCAACCTGCATTACCACTCCAAGCGCCGCGACGGGCCATTCGTGCCGGTCAACTGCGGGGCGATCCCGGCAGAACTGCTGGAAAGCGAATTGTTCGGTCACGAGAAGGGCGCCTTTACCGGGGCGATCACCAGCCGTGCCGGGCGTTTCGAGCTGGCCAACGGCGGCACCCTGTTCCTCGACGAAATCGGTGACATGCCGCTGCCGATGCAGGTCAAGCTGTTGCGCGTCCTGCAGGAGCGCACCTTTGAGCGTGTGGGCAGCAACAAGACCCAGAGCGTCGATGTGCGCATCATCGCGGCGACCCACAAAAACCTCGAGAGCATGATCGAGGTTGGCAGCTTCCGCGAAGACCTGTACTACCGCCTCAACGTATTCCCCATCGAGATGGCCCCGCTGCGTGAACGCGTCGAGGACATCCCGCTGTTGATGAACGAGCTGATCTCGCGCATGGAACACGAAAAGCGCGGCTCGATTCGCTTCAACTCGGCCGCGATCATGTCCCTGTGCCGTCACGGCTGGCCGGGCAACGTCCGCGAGCTGGCCAACCTGGTCGAGCGCATGGCGATCATGCACCCCTACGGTGTGATCGGTGTGGTCGAGTTGCCGAAGAAATTCCGCTACGTCGACGATGACGACGAGCAATTGGTGGACAGTCTGCGCAGCGATCTGGAAGAGCGGGTCGCCATCAACGGCCATACCCCGGACTTCGGTTCCACCGCGATGCTGCCGCCCGAAGGCCTGGACCTGAAGGATTACCTCGGCAACCTCGAGCAAGGCTTGATCCAACAGGCCCTGGACGACGCCAATGGCATCGTCGCCCGTGCCGCCGAACGCCTGCGCATCCGCCGAACCACTCTGGTGGAGAAGATGCGCAAGTACGGTATGAGCCGTCGCGAAGGTGATGAGCAGGCGGATGATTGA
- the fliT gene encoding flagellar protein FliT, with translation MSQALQRIDETREALMGALADRNWDAIGELDMGCRNVIEQVLNEAPVDEDALREKLESLLVVYQQLLEVTTGERQAIFEEMSQINQAKSASKVYHLFG, from the coding sequence ATGAGCCAAGCACTGCAACGCATTGATGAAACCCGTGAGGCGCTGATGGGCGCGCTGGCAGACCGTAACTGGGATGCCATTGGCGAACTCGATATGGGCTGTCGCAACGTGATCGAGCAGGTGCTCAATGAAGCACCGGTGGACGAAGATGCGTTGCGTGAAAAGTTGGAGAGCCTGCTGGTGGTTTATCAGCAATTGCTCGAAGTGACGACGGGCGAGCGCCAGGCGATTTTCGAAGAGATGTCGCAGATCAACCAAGCGAAAAGTGCGTCAAAGGTTTACCATCTGTTTGGTTGA
- the fliS gene encoding flagellar export chaperone FliS, with the protein MNPMRALRQYQKVNSHAQISEASPHRLVQMLMEGGLDRMAQAKGALARGDIAQKGLMLGKAIDIVIGLRDGLDAQKSDNPAYVQQLESLYAYMTNRLMEANLHNDADMIDEVARLLITVKEGWDAIAVPQAVTE; encoded by the coding sequence ATGAATCCCATGAGAGCCCTTCGCCAATACCAGAAGGTCAATTCCCATGCTCAGATCTCCGAAGCTAGCCCGCATCGCCTGGTGCAGATGCTGATGGAAGGCGGGCTTGACCGTATGGCCCAAGCCAAGGGTGCGCTGGCGCGTGGCGACATCGCCCAGAAAGGCCTGATGCTTGGTAAGGCGATAGATATCGTGATCGGTCTGCGTGACGGCCTGGATGCGCAAAAGAGCGATAACCCTGCTTACGTCCAGCAGTTGGAAAGTTTGTACGCCTACATGACCAATCGTCTTATGGAAGCGAATCTGCACAACGATGCCGACATGATCGACGAAGTCGCCCGTTTGCTTATTACCGTGAAGGAAGGCTGGGACGCCATCGCCGTGCCACAGGCTGTCACCGAATAA
- the fliD gene encoding flagellar filament capping protein FliD, with product MAGSTVSGIGSNIDTQSIVTSLVNAEKVPKQTQINTASQKATTTLSSIGKIQAALDVFRGALDSMTASSSFTGLTGSSSDEKVATMTASNTASNGSFRLVVDQLAQPSKLSSATFAGGTSTVVNTTDKPTTLTISQSGKNYDVSIPSGATLQQVRDSINTQFSTSGLSANILTDSNGSRLILTSTTMGVGSDLTLSGTSGLDVGATVVDTPQDAKYSIDGIPAVSKSNTITGALSGVDIKLVSVSALKTAGDTSTNPDRNATLITVSTNNTALKSGVKGFVDTYNALITAMNAETKVTTNADGSITAATLTSDSTMRSLQSAIRNEFNALSGTGTFKSLAQFGVTTDSSTGLLSINDKKWDAAVKTNSADINSMFTGDNGMLARMKSATDDYAKASTGILATRSTTLSDTLKDLTKQQSSLDERMTLLTNSLSAKYNAMDTLVAQLRQQSTSVMTTLNALNNVKSSS from the coding sequence ATGGCGGGTTCAACGGTAAGTGGTATCGGTTCAAACATCGATACGCAATCGATCGTGACATCCTTGGTCAACGCCGAGAAGGTGCCCAAGCAAACGCAGATCAATACCGCGTCCCAGAAGGCGACCACCACGCTGTCTTCGATCGGCAAGATTCAGGCAGCGCTGGATGTGTTTCGTGGTGCGTTGGATAGCATGACTGCGAGCTCTAGCTTCACTGGTTTGACCGGTTCGTCTTCGGATGAAAAAGTCGCCACCATGACGGCTAGTAACACGGCTTCCAATGGCAGCTTCCGTTTGGTGGTCGATCAATTGGCTCAACCGTCGAAGTTGTCGAGTGCAACGTTCGCGGGTGGCACGTCGACCGTGGTGAATACCACGGACAAGCCCACCACGCTGACCATCAGTCAATCCGGCAAGAACTACGATGTGAGCATTCCTTCCGGCGCGACGCTACAGCAGGTGCGCGATTCGATCAACACGCAGTTTTCAACCTCCGGGCTCAGCGCCAACATCCTGACCGACTCCAATGGCTCGCGCTTGATTCTGACGTCCACCACGATGGGCGTGGGCTCCGACCTGACGCTATCGGGTACGTCCGGGCTGGATGTCGGCGCCACGGTGGTCGACACGCCTCAGGATGCGAAATACAGCATTGACGGTATTCCTGCGGTCTCCAAGTCCAACACCATTACCGGTGCCCTCAGTGGCGTGGATATCAAGCTGGTATCGGTGTCGGCGCTCAAGACCGCGGGCGATACCAGCACCAACCCCGATAGAAACGCCACACTCATTACGGTCAGTACCAACAATACCGCGCTCAAGTCGGGGGTGAAGGGGTTTGTCGACACCTACAATGCCTTGATCACTGCGATGAACGCCGAGACCAAGGTAACGACCAACGCTGACGGTTCTATCACGGCTGCGACGCTGACCAGCGACTCGACCATGCGTTCGCTGCAAAGCGCGATCCGTAATGAGTTCAACGCCCTGTCAGGTACTGGCACATTCAAGTCCCTTGCTCAGTTTGGTGTCACCACCGACTCCTCCACTGGTCTGCTATCGATCAATGACAAGAAGTGGGATGCGGCGGTCAAAACCAACTCCGCCGATATCAACAGCATGTTTACCGGTGACAACGGCATGCTGGCACGCATGAAAAGCGCTACCGACGATTACGCCAAGGCGAGCACTGGTATTCTAGCGACGCGTTCCACCACGCTGTCCGATACGTTGAAGGACCTGACCAAGCAACAGTCTTCCCTAGACGAACGCATGACTCTGCTGACCAACAGCCTGTCGGCCAAATACAACGCCATGGACACTCTGGTCGCTCAATTACGCCAGCAAAGCACCAGTGTCATGACCACGCTCAATGCGTTGAACAACGTCAAGTCCAGTAGTTAA